From the genome of Bacteroidota bacterium:
CTGGGTAGCGCACCGCTGCACACGGCAGCAGCACAATCTATTCCGGCCCTCACCCTCGAAGACATTCACAGTTCGGGTAAATTTGCGTCTGCCTCGTTTCGCGGCGGCCGCTGGGCCAATGAGGGGCCAGTCATTCGCTTTATCGAGCGCGATGCGGATACAGGCGCCACCCACTTGATGAGCTTCAACCTCGAAGATGAGCAGCGCGAAGTGCTTATTGATGGTGCAAAATTACAAGCTGAAGATGTGGACCGTCTGATTAGTATTGAGGGGTATACCTACAGTGCGGATGGCGAAAAAGTACTGCTGTACACCGATTCTGAACGTGTTTGGCGCGCCAATACAAAAGGATATTACTACGTGTACGATCTGAAAACCCACAACCTTTCGCCAATCAGTAGCCGGGACGAAGGCTATCAGATGTTTGCTAAGTTGAGCCCGGATGGCAACCACGTTGCGTTTGTCAGAAACCGTAACCTGTTTCTGGTTGATTTGCGGACGATGCAAGAAACGCAGCTGACAGATGACGGCGATGACGGGAAAATTATCAATGGCACGTCAGACTGGGTATATGAAGAGGAGTTTAGATTGCGCGATGGCTGGTCTTGGAGCCCTGATGGCAAGTACATCGCGTTTTACAAGTTTGATGAAGCGGCCACACGCGATTTCTTCATGACTGACTTGTTGAAGCAATATCCGGAAGAAGAACGCTTTCGGTACCCAAAAGCCGGCGAAGATAACAGTGAAGTGAAAATTGGGCTGGTAACTGCCGCAACGGGTGATATCCGGTACTTTGATACCAATACCTGGTTTGCCGGCGGCGATACGCATGAGTACATCCCGCAGATGGGCTGGACGCCGTCAATAGATGGTACGAGTTACGTCTGGATGATCCGCCTGAATCGTGATCAGAACGACCTTGACTTGATCTATGGCGATCCTGAAACGGCGACAGCCGAAGTTGTACTGGAGGAACAGGAGCCCACCTGGATTGATGTGAACAGCGGCAAAATCACGTACCTGGCTGACAACAAGCATTTTACATGGATGAGCGAAACGGATGGCTATCGGCACATCTACCTGTATAAAAATTCGGGGGAGCTTGTGCGTCAGGTTACATCAGGTGCCTGGGAAGTTGCCTCGGTGGCCGGCATCGACGAAGAGAAGGGCCGTATCTATTTTACCGGTACCATTGAAAGTCCGCTGGAGCGGCAACTGTATGCTACGTATTACAAGGGCCGGCGCAGTAAGCAAGCACCCATGCGTATCTCGCAAGGGGCCGGCATGCACCGTATCGACCTGTCCAAAGACGCCCGCTATTATATAGACAACTATTCCAACGTCGAAACGCCATCCGTGGTGACCCTGCATAACATCAAAGGCGATGTCATCCGTACGCTCGAAAGCAACGAACAGTTGATCAATACGCTCGGTTCGTATGCGTTGGTGCCACCTGAGTTTACCAAAGTGCCCGGCGCTGATGGCAGCGAACTGAACGCATACCTCATCAAGCCGCGCAACTTCGATCCTGCCGCTACATACCCGGTATTGATGTATGTCTACGGCGGGCCGGGGTCGCAAACAGTGACAAATTCCTGGGGTGGTAGCCGCTTTTTGTGGCACACCATGCTGGCCAATGAACTCAATATGATTGTTGCCAGTGTAGACAACCGCGGCACAGGCGCGCGGGGCAAGGCTTTCAAAAGTGGTACGTACAAGCAATTGGGACAAATTGAAGCAGCGGATCAGGTTGCTGCTGCGCAATACCTCGGTAGTTTGCCTTATGTAGATGAAGACCGGATTGGTATCTGGGGATGGAGTTACGGTGGGTACATGACGTTGATGTCTATGATGGCAGGAGAAGGCGCTGAAACATTCAAGTTTGGTGCTTCCGTGGCGCCTGTTACCGATTGGGGACTCTATGATACCATCTATACGGAGCGGTATATGTCTACCCCGCAGAGCAATCCTGATGGTTACAAGTTGGGGGCACCGCTTAACTACGCAGCAAATCTCGGTGATCACCAGCGGCTGATTATTGTGCATGGCGACTTTGACGACAACGTGCATTTCCAGAATGCAGCGCAGATGGCTAACGAGCTCCAGGCAGCAAACAAGCAGTTTGAGTTCATGATGTATCCGGGGCGTAACCACGGTATTTACGGCGGCAAAACCCGGCTTCATTTACATACCATGATGACGCGGTTTATTCGTGAGGCCTTGAACGACCCGGTTGTCGGACTGCCCGAAATAGATTGATAAATACTGACGCTCTTTTTTAGTAACAGCAAACTCCAATCGTACCATTCATGCCTAAAACACCAAATTTACTGCTTCAAGGCGGTACCCTGATGGATCCTGAAAACGGATCAAGCCGCCGTGCAGATGTGCTCATTCGTGATGGCGTAATCCAGCAAATCGACGACACTATCGAAGCCGGCGAAGCAGGTGTAGAGGTCTTCGATTGCACCGGTCGGTACTTGTCACCCGGATGGATGGACATGCACGTCCATTTGAGAGAGCCGGGTTTTGAATACAAAGAAACGATTCAGACGGGGTGTTCTGCGGCTACGTTTGGTGGGTTTACAGCGGTTGCATGCATGCCCAATACGAACCCGGCGATCCACACGCGCGACGTTGTAGAATTTATCATCGACCGTGCAGCAGATACGATGGTGGATGTGTATCCGATTGCCTGTGTCTCGAAAGACCGCGCCGGCAAAGAGTTGACAGAAATGGCCGATCTGGCTGAAGGAGGCGCAGTTGCTTTTAGCGATGATGGATCCCCGGTGCAAGATGCCGGCCTGATGCGCCGCGCCCTTGAATACAGCTCCATGCTCGGTTTGCCAATCATCAACCACATGGAAGAACGAACGCTGAACCCCGGCGGGCACATGTTCGAAGGGGATGTGTCGATGCGGTTGGGCATGCCTGGTATCCCATCGCTTTCTGAAGAAGTAATGATTGCCCGTGATATTCTGCTGGCGCAGTACACCGGGGGGCATGTGCACGTGGCGCATATTTCCACTGCCGGCGCAGTACAACTCGTGCGCGAAGCAAAAGCAAAAGGAATCCCGATCACAGCTGAAGTGTGTACGCACCACTTTACGCTCACCGATGAAGCGGTTGAGCGCATGCATTTCTCTACAAATACCAAAATGCACCCACCCCTTGCAGACGAAGCTTCTGTGGTTGCAATTAAAGAAGGATTGAAAGATGGAACGATTGATGCTTTATGCACCGATCATGCGCCGCATGCTTCTTTCGAAAAAGAGGTAGAGTATATCGCCGCTCCATTTGGAATCCTTGGGCTGGAAACGGCATGGGGACTCACATGCAGGGAGTTGGTCGAGCCGGGCGTCATTTCATTGGAGGAAGCGGTCAAGAAATGGACCGTTGAGCCGCGCCGAATCCTCAGTCTCCCTATGCCGCAGATCGCAGTAGGAGAGAAAGCCAATCTGACCATTTTTGACGCGACGACAACCTGGACGTTTGAAGAACACCAGATTCGCTCGAAAAGCAGCAATACGCCGTTTGTTGGAGATGAAATGGTGGGTAAAGCCTGGGCGGTATACAACAAGGGGCATCTGGAAAAAGGGTAAAACCTGATACATAAAGCAATTTGCAAGTTGAGCAAAGCGAAGAGTAGAACATGCTGAACATAGGTATTGTCTTCGGAGGCGTCTCGCCCGAACATGAAGTGTCGATTATCACAGCCATGCAGGTTGCTGCTGCGCTGGATACGTCGCGTTACAGACCAATTCCGCTGTATTTGGCCAAAGATGGCAACTCCTATACAGGTGCTAATCTTTTCAATATTGAAGTCTATAAAGACCTGGAAACCCTGATGCTCATTGCCCAGCAGGTTCATCTGCAGGCGGGCGAACATGGCCTGGCAGAACTGGTTGCCAGTGTACCCAAGGGCTGGTTTGGGCAGCAATTGCAAAGGCTAAATATTGATGTGATGTTTTTGGCGCTCCATGGTGGAGAAGGTGAAAACGGTGCAATGCAAGGCATTTGTGAAATGTATGACGTGCCGTATACCGGAAGCGGTGTACTGGGCTCAGCACTTGGGATGGATAAGGTCTTGTCCAAGATGGTCTGCCAGTCGCAGGATATCCCTGTTGTTGATTTTGTTACGCTACGCGATGCTGAATGGGCAAACCGGGAAGAAACCTGGCTGGATAAATGTGAAACTGCGTTAGGCTACCCCGTGGTAGTAAAGCCGGCGCGGCTAGGGTCGTCAATTGGTATCTCAAAAGCCTCCGACAGACAACAACTGGATGCAGCAATAGAAGAAGCCTTACGCTACGATGAGAAAATCATTGTCGAAAAGGCTGTTCAGCAATTGCGGGAGATCAACTGCTCGGTGCTGGGAGACCAGGATGAAGCCATTGCAAGCGTGCTTGAGCAGCCGCTAACAGGGGAGGAGTTGTTAACGTACCAGGAGAAATATATGCGGGGCGGGAGCAATGAAGGGGCAAAAGTTGCCGGTTCAAAATCACCGGCACAAGGCAGTTCAAGTGGTATGGCCTCCCTCGATCGCGTGATCCCTGCACCCATTTCTGATGAGCAGACCAAAGAAATTCAGGCGCTCGCTGTACGCATTTTTCAGTTGTTCGAATGCGCCGGCCTCGCACGTATCGATTTCATGATCGACGATGCAACCGGTCAGGTTTATTTCAACGAAATCAACACGATCCCCGGCTCCTTCTCCTTTTATCTCTGGGAGCCATCAGGTGTACCTTTTGATGAATTGACACATCGCCTTATAGAAATAGCCCGTTCCCAGAACAGCAAGAAGAGCAAACGCGTCCGCTCTTATGATGTGAACCTGCTGGCCATGCATGGTTCAGGCACAAAAGGGGGCGTTAAGGCTTAAGGAGTTTGTTTTTCATTGACCATCTGTAGCAGATGGTAGGTAGTAACCTGTATGTGAGGCGTCAAATTTCAACACGTAGGCCAAAGAAAATCTTGCGAGGCAATCCTGGTCGTAAGCCGGCGGGGCGGCGAGAAGCAACATAGCGTGCATTGGTCAGATTTCTGACGTCAAAAATAAGTTGAATATGGTCGGTAAGCCGGCCAATCGGAACGCGCAAACGCGTAGATAAATCGATGATGAACTTGCTGTCCACCCGTTCATCTTCCAAAATAGCACCCTGCCCAGCCCGATCTCTTGTTTCTGCAGACCAGGCTGTTCGCAAGCTTATTTGAAATAAGTTGCTCTCGAGTCCCCCTACTACAGCAACCGAGTGTGGCACTACATAAGGAATCTTGTCTCCGTTTCTTACGTTGCCCCAGGGTAAGAATGAACTGATAAAGTTGCTTTTAAATGAAGCATCTGTATAGGAGTAAACAAAACGAAGCGGGGAACTGAGTTGGTTGTTTTCTCGCCATGCATGCTGAAATCCTACTGAGACTTCTATACCTTGGACCATCGCTTCTCCGCCATTGAACAGATCTCCTGTGCCCGTACCACCAGATGATGCAAAGTCAGCACCAATCAAATTGGAGTACCAGGAATTAAAGACAACTGCCTGCACATTGAGTAGATGTTCTAGTGTGCTTCTTAGGCCAAGTTCGGTGTTGATGCTGTTCTCGGGCGAAACTCCAGGTGTGCTGGTTGCCGGTGCAAACCCACGATGTAATCCGCCAAACACAGCCGTTTGTTGACTC
Proteins encoded in this window:
- a CDS encoding S9 family peptidase, which produces MQIRRLYILVFLLCVAPLGSAPLHTAAAQSIPALTLEDIHSSGKFASASFRGGRWANEGPVIRFIERDADTGATHLMSFNLEDEQREVLIDGAKLQAEDVDRLISIEGYTYSADGEKVLLYTDSERVWRANTKGYYYVYDLKTHNLSPISSRDEGYQMFAKLSPDGNHVAFVRNRNLFLVDLRTMQETQLTDDGDDGKIINGTSDWVYEEEFRLRDGWSWSPDGKYIAFYKFDEAATRDFFMTDLLKQYPEEERFRYPKAGEDNSEVKIGLVTAATGDIRYFDTNTWFAGGDTHEYIPQMGWTPSIDGTSYVWMIRLNRDQNDLDLIYGDPETATAEVVLEEQEPTWIDVNSGKITYLADNKHFTWMSETDGYRHIYLYKNSGELVRQVTSGAWEVASVAGIDEEKGRIYFTGTIESPLERQLYATYYKGRRSKQAPMRISQGAGMHRIDLSKDARYYIDNYSNVETPSVVTLHNIKGDVIRTLESNEQLINTLGSYALVPPEFTKVPGADGSELNAYLIKPRNFDPAATYPVLMYVYGGPGSQTVTNSWGGSRFLWHTMLANELNMIVASVDNRGTGARGKAFKSGTYKQLGQIEAADQVAAAQYLGSLPYVDEDRIGIWGWSYGGYMTLMSMMAGEGAETFKFGASVAPVTDWGLYDTIYTERYMSTPQSNPDGYKLGAPLNYAANLGDHQRLIIVHGDFDDNVHFQNAAQMANELQAANKQFEFMMYPGRNHGIYGGKTRLHLHTMMTRFIREALNDPVVGLPEID
- a CDS encoding dihydroorotase → MPKTPNLLLQGGTLMDPENGSSRRADVLIRDGVIQQIDDTIEAGEAGVEVFDCTGRYLSPGWMDMHVHLREPGFEYKETIQTGCSAATFGGFTAVACMPNTNPAIHTRDVVEFIIDRAADTMVDVYPIACVSKDRAGKELTEMADLAEGGAVAFSDDGSPVQDAGLMRRALEYSSMLGLPIINHMEERTLNPGGHMFEGDVSMRLGMPGIPSLSEEVMIARDILLAQYTGGHVHVAHISTAGAVQLVREAKAKGIPITAEVCTHHFTLTDEAVERMHFSTNTKMHPPLADEASVVAIKEGLKDGTIDALCTDHAPHASFEKEVEYIAAPFGILGLETAWGLTCRELVEPGVISLEEAVKKWTVEPRRILSLPMPQIAVGEKANLTIFDATTTWTFEEHQIRSKSSNTPFVGDEMVGKAWAVYNKGHLEKG
- a CDS encoding D-alanine--D-alanine ligase family protein, translating into MLNIGIVFGGVSPEHEVSIITAMQVAAALDTSRYRPIPLYLAKDGNSYTGANLFNIEVYKDLETLMLIAQQVHLQAGEHGLAELVASVPKGWFGQQLQRLNIDVMFLALHGGEGENGAMQGICEMYDVPYTGSGVLGSALGMDKVLSKMVCQSQDIPVVDFVTLRDAEWANREETWLDKCETALGYPVVVKPARLGSSIGISKASDRQQLDAAIEEALRYDEKIIVEKAVQQLREINCSVLGDQDEAIASVLEQPLTGEELLTYQEKYMRGGSNEGAKVAGSKSPAQGSSSGMASLDRVIPAPISDEQTKEIQALAVRIFQLFECAGLARIDFMIDDATGQVYFNEINTIPGSFSFYLWEPSGVPFDELTHRLIEIARSQNSKKSKRVRSYDVNLLAMHGSGTKGGVKA